The DNA region GAGACATCAGTGTAGATGGGTAGATTGTATTTTAGCTATGttgggaaagaaaacaaatgataaaatcatactTATATTTGAGAGTTATATTTCTATATAGTCAATAATGATTATTTCCAAAACATTTTACTTGTAGGAAGCATTCTTGTTGTCCATTGGTATAATATTCCtggttgttgctgctgttgccAATATGGCTACTCCATATTACTTTGGTAAAGTAATAGATAAAGCAAATAAGCAAAGTCCTATGAGTAAGTTTACTCaagatttgtgtgtgtgtgtgtgtgtgtgtgtgtgtctgtgtctgtgtcagtgtctttgtgtgtgtgtgtgtgtgtgtgtgtatatatatatatatatatatatatatatatatatatatatatatatgtctgtctggtTTGATCAAGGATATGCAATGAGGTCAAAAAATCTGTTTTATGTTTCTTGTTCATCAAAACACTTCAACATAATACAGTGCTATTCATCATGATGTGTACTTTGTAGTACTGTTATTTACATGAGTTCAAAGTTGGATCAATGTACATATAACTTGAAATCATAAAAAACTCTAGGCTACTAGGCATATGACATATTATATGAACACAATATCAATTGAAGAATTCTTTGCATGTCAATCATTCTAACAGTTATGTTAACTTGTATGTCTTTGTCCATTAACTATATTTTAAGACCAAAATGAGTAACTTTGTGTTTTTATTGAGAGACCATTTCATATATTCCACTGTAACTAAAACCATGTACTCATGTATTAGATTTATAACGCACtttgtaaagtgtaagtttgtTTGGTGTTTACAGGTGAAGTTAACAAAGAAATTCTTATATTGAGTGTTATTGGAGTGATAGGAGCAGTAGGATCCTGCATCCGTTCCTGGGTCTTTACACTTGCTGGTATCCGTGTTGCCTGTACCATACGGAAAGATCTATTTAAATCCATCATCAAACAAGATATTGCCTTCTTTGACACAAACAGAACAGGAGAATTGACCAATCGGTTGTCATCAGACACACAAGTAGTACAAAATGCTGTGACAGTAAGTCAAAAGGAGTTACAGTCTCAATAGAGACTATTACATATTCTTAGAGCTTTAGGAagtatataatattgatatgtatgtatgtatgtatgtatgtatgtatgtatgtatgtatgtatgtatgtatgtatgtatgtatgtatgtatgtatgtactatgtatgtatgtatgtatgtatgtatttatgtatgtatgtatgtatgtatgtatgtatgtatgtatgtatgtatgtatgtatgtatgtatgtatgtatgtatgtatgtatgtatgcatgcatgcatgcatgcatgcatgcatgtatgtatgtatgtatgtatgtatgtatgtatgtatgtatgtatgtatgtatgtatgtatgtatgtatgtatgtatgtatgtatgtatgtatgtatgtatgtatgtatgtatgtatgtatgtatgtatgtatgtatgtatgtatgtatgtatgtatgcatgcatgcatgcatgcatgcatgcatgcatgcatgcatgcatgcatgcatgcatgtatgtatgtatgtatgtatgtatgtatgtatgtatgtatgtatgtatgtatgtatgtatgtatgtatgtatgtatgtatgtatgtatgtatgtatgtatgtatgtatgtatgtatgtatgtatgtatgtatgtatgtatgtatgtatgtatgtatgtatgtatgcatgtatgtatgtatgtactatgtatgtatgtatgtatgtatgtatgtatgtatgtatgtatgtatgtatgtatgtatgtatgtatgtatgtatgtatgtatgtatgtatgtatgtatatatgtgtatgtatgtatgtatgtatgtatgtatgtatgtatgtatgtatgtatgtatgtatgtatgtatgaatgtatgtatgtatgtatgtatgtatgtatgtatgtgttttttatGATTGTATGGATGGGTAgatgtgtgtatggatggatatatgAATGTTTTATGTGTCTTTCTTTTAACCCAACTGTTTGTTTGAGTGTATTTATGATTATCAAATTGTGAAATGGTAATGACTGTTAAACAACATTGACTTTTGTGTTGCCATGGATAGCTTGTCAGACTCTATCATCTTTTGCACATTTCCACcactattggtattttatcTTGCAGGTCAATATATCCATGTTGGTTCGATATATCTTTCAAATTATTGGATCTTTAGTATTTATGTTTAAATTGAGTCCTTCACTGACTGGGGTCTTACTTTCCTGCATTCCATTGGTTGCCATAGGAGCAGTGCAATATGGTAAGTACATCACGGATATCACAAAGAAATGCCTTAAAAAAGTGGTTAACACATATCTGTCTAGTACACTAAGGAATACTGAAAGCAGCCAGTTTATTTGCTATTAGTAAGTTTGCCTCCAAGTTTTCCCTACTTCTTGTTTTCTTTCTCATCCCATGTAAAAAACCTTTGCTAATCCCGCCACTTTCTTGAATCATTGCATTGACCCCACTGGAAACAAGTTGttgactttgtgggttatccaagtaattcaacaatttgtaccagtttctATCTGTATATCTGTTCTGTTAAACTTTGGTTTTCCTTTGTACATCTCTGCATTTATCGGTATGTCCACATTCCACAAGTTGAAGAAGATGAGGAAACTTCAGATGTCATATGGACATCTCTATTCCTTCATGATATAGGAATAGGGcgttattgtttgttttataaatactGGTATACCTAAATGGAGAATAATCAgagaaataaatatttactaaaatttGCACATTTATTATACTTCCTTGTTTGTAGgtaaatttgtacaaaaaattcaaaaaaattttCAGGATGAACTTGCAGCTGCTGGAACAACAGCAGAAGAGAATCTATCCAGTATCCGTACAGTCCGATCATTTTCTGGTGAACCTAGAGCCTGTAAGCAGTACAATGTAGACATTGATAGGAGTTACACAGAAGGCAAGAAACTGGCAAGTTCATATGGTGTATTCAGTGGATTGATGGGTGTTGTTGTACAGGGAGCTGTTGTATTGGTTCTGTGGTATGGGGCCAAACTAGTTGCAGAAGGTGAAATATCGGTTGGCATACTGACATGTAAGTTTAATATTTGCAGTTATTACTATGGAAAAGTAGTTATCATGCTGATTTAACAATGAAAAGGTAGTTATCGTGCTGTTATTACTATGGAAAGGTAATCATTGTGCTGTTATTACTGAGGAAAGGTGGTTATTGGCAAACTATTatagacacaaacaaaataaaaactatcGTTGTTGCATACAGTGTATTACTCAAGTTAGTGATTGTGACAGTGGTTATTATATGGATATAATCACTGTAATCAAAACAGagtaaacactgaatgaagtTGAATATGCAGCTGCTCAAGAAATTCTCACTACCTACTAGTGTGAGTGCAATTACATCAACGACCATTGACATGATTGCGAAAACGATCCCAAGTACAGTGTTTCCATATCTAAGTGATATGTTGCCTccttttgttatcatcaataaacAAAAGTGTACATAAATATTAAAGACAAACCATGTAAATTCATATTGTACTCCCTCAATGTAGCCATGActtttgcttttgtttttcaGCATTCATGTTGTACACCCTCAACGTAGCCATGGCTTTTGCTTTTGTTTCTTCACTATTTGGAGACTTCATGAAAGCTGTGGGTGCATCAACTCGTATCTTTGAATTGATGGACAGAAAGCCAGAAGTGAAAAATGATGGCGGTATTGTACTAAAAGAGATCCCTTGTCAAGttgaattacaaaatattaGTTTTACTTACCCATCAAGACCTGACACCAAAGTACTCAAGGTGAGTTTAATTAGTCATCTATTTCACAGAATGGCTTTCTTTATCTTGTTTTTACAGTTTTACCTTCtttcctgtttgtttgtttttagcacATTTGAGTGGAAGTGTTCTATTGgtgcatatgcatacattatacatgggtatatatatttatatgtgaATACATGTGCATATGTGTGCATATGAGTGTGTTTATCACTATTAAAGTAACATGTAAGTGTGCGATACTcattttatatgtgtgtatgtacgtatcaACAGTACAGCTCTCACCTTTGTACAGTGTCTCACCTttgtacagtgcagtacatgtacaagaaagaTACATAATGTGCTTATAAGTAAAGGATATATACAACAAGGTGAGTGAACGTCAAGTTGtatatcctactaataccacaGCTCATTTtgatgacttgatgatattcagAATACAACTACATTCCCCCATCTCTTATTTTCATATACTCTGCATTCAAACACAAATCAGGTCACGTTCATcagttgtcaggggcaacagTATTGTTAACAGAATGTAAAAAGTTTGAACTGAATTAccatatatgttatgttattctATTTCAGGACATTAATTTCCTGATGAAACCTGGTTCTGTAGTAGCATTGGTAGGACCATCTGGTGGCGGTAAATCAACAATTGTCAACCTGATTGAAAAGTTTTATGAACCAGACACTGGAATTGTTAAATTAGGTAAGATAATCAAAACCTTGGATAAAATCTAGCTGAGCTATCTGGTCATTTTACAGAAGTTCctaaacaaaatcatgttaCACTctgtattgtaaacaataccaGCTATGAATTATTTCCCTCCACTCGTTACCTGGGCTCCCTCATCTTAGCCAAAGCATTGTTTATACATAGTTtcataaccatggcaacatcaaTACAATTCATTTGGCAAGATTTACCATGTTTCTAAAATTCTTCCATATCACACACACATCTTGGAACATAGATATTTAGTGTTCACTATTTTAGACAGTGTAGTACATAGAACTCTTTCAATGTTCcctgatttgtttgtttgtttgtttgtttgtttgaatacaAATAGTCTATTACTTGACATATACCATATATGTTGTTTCCACTGATGAGGCTGTGTTTATATGTTCCAATAGGTGACTATGACATGTCAACACTAGACCCATCCTGGTTCCGTCGTAGGATATCCATGGTAGGCCAGGAACCAGTCTTGTTTGCATGCTCCATCAGAGACAATATAGCATATGGCAAAGAATGCACAAATGAAGAGGTGAGTCAGATATATCAAGCAGTGAGCATGTGATCAATgattttgttggtttttttgtgctaaaataaaacagattttttttgtttactttctttctCTGGCTTTTACCATTATTGAATACGTAAAATAAAACTTCTAGTCTTGTATTCTTACTGAACATTCACTGTTTTTATTGACCAAATAAAGACACATTGTCCATTCTTCTGCTCATTCTTCTTCTCCAAATCCCCATCTCTAACCtaatagttaccatggttatcaGTGACAATATGATGATTATTTAGTAATTATTATTGGAACATCATCACTTATTTTGTATGTAACATTTCCTGTGTTTTTGTACCCAGGTTGAGGATGTAGCCAAACAAGCCAATGCACATGAATTCATATCAGGGTTTGAGGACAGCTATAACACACTAGTAGGAGAACGTGGTGTTAGACTGTCTGGTGGACAGAAACAAAGAATAGCTATAGCTAGAGCTCTTATCATGAACCCTGATATCCTCCTATTGGATGAGGTAAGTTGTCATGTGATATTTACCATGgttttgacctctgaccttacATCATAGTTCTCCACTACTTTGATCTTTGCCCACTTTAGTCACACAAGGGGTAATAAGCAGAACAAACAGAATGTGTTACTAACAtggaaattaaacaaatgaattggatcaATAACACTTGGCAGGGCATTATAGaagtacatttcatcattttgagaaagaatatttttattgtcatttatatAACAGCACTCATATTCACTTTTCTTGgtacaagtgaacaaaaatgttgtgttttatcTTTTCACACTGAGGTAGTTGGACTACATGTAGTAGAGAGACCTTCATcatttcaatatcaatatctTTGATAACTTGACACTCTATACAAATTATGCATGTTTGTGTTGCCAGGCAACCAGTGCTCTAGATGCTGAAAGTGAACACCTGGTCCAGGAAGCTATTGATAGAGCTATGAAAGGTAGAACAGTGTTGGTGATAGCACATAGACTATCTACTGTCAGGAATGCATCAGAGGTAAGTGTCTTGTTTGCTATAAACTGTTTGCTATAAACTGTTTGCTATAAACTATTTCAGTGGCAACTTGATTAATAACAATGTCACTCAAAAGGAGAAAGTGAGTAACGTTATCATTAGTTGACCTTCTAGTGGGAATTTTAGTTACTTTGCCCTCTAGTCTATCTGTAATCTTGAAGGATGGTTGATGCTGCTACTAATGCTATTTTAGCAATTCTAACTACCATTTTGGTTTTTTAATTTCACCCATCCTCCAAAGTTCAAAATGAACCATTTCTTATTAAATTTACCAAGTAATGATATAGCTGGTCTAGATGCTACTAACGTTCATATTTAATTTAACTAGATATTTTGTCTAGATTTAAGTTTTACCATAAAACATTGGTGATAACTCAACATGGTTATATAAggccgacccacctagtttttcactgctgacccaaaacttttttttacataatcgagacaaaaaataataaaatcacaaaaaattgtgaagtttcatgagaaatagtggatgcagaaactgacatcaacttaaaaagacaatataaaactgctctcccaatctataatggctgtacatctgataaacaacacagagaccatatggaaaacagttgaaaacctgaactagacactcacacatgaaaaaaaaatatagtaaaataaaataaaatacaaaatctacctacccccaccaattctaaaattgagcgtaattggaaccatacaatttttttattcgGCCTAAACACTAAATATTAGGTGCATAACGATTGCTAAGTTGtacaacaacatttttatttctcCTCCAAAGGTAATTGTCATTAACAAAGGAGTGGTAGCTGAGCGAGGAACTCACGATGAATTGATTGCGAGAGGTGGTGTCTACAAGAAGCTTGTCTTACGTCAACTTAGTGCTGCT from Glandiceps talaboti chromosome 18, keGlaTala1.1, whole genome shotgun sequence includes:
- the LOC144449221 gene encoding uncharacterized protein LOC144449221 — its product is MGRIYYTLPTVRFGRVAKLFFFLDAATCIALWLTGGHSKYMVNSITEWKITTSVFELACLSLLKLIILFPIFGKLEDIAMAQIEDPYNPLLKKRKAIMHVSTFILSLLSIAYTTTKGVLILLNKSYEDMHVTYQACCIAAFAFSLLELLLCVLYPVFLRKLKILRVKHKLNDEGIEEDEDGKPKTPKAAPVNLKRLLSLAKPEAFLLSIGIIFLVVAAVANMATPYYFGKVIDKANKQSPMSEVNKEILILSVIGVIGAVGSCIRSWVFTLAGIRVACTIRKDLFKSIIKQDIAFFDTNRTGELTNRLSSDTQVVQNAVTVNISMLVRYIFQIIGSLVFMFKLSPSLTGVLLSCIPLVAIGAVQYGKFVQKIQKNFQDELAAAGTTAEENLSSIRTVRSFSGEPRACKQYNVDIDRSYTEGKKLASSYGVFSGLMGVVVQGAVVLVLWYGAKLVAEGEISVGILTSFMLYTLNVAMAFAFVSSLFGDFMKAVGASTRIFELMDRKPEVKNDGGIVLKEIPCQVELQNISFTYPSRPDTKVLKDINFLMKPGSVVALVGPSGGGKSTIVNLIEKFYEPDTGIVKLGDYDMSTLDPSWFRRRISMVGQEPVLFACSIRDNIAYGKECTNEEVEDVAKQANAHEFISGFEDSYNTLVGERGVRLSGGQKQRIAIARALIMNPDILLLDEATSALDAESEHLVQEAIDRAMKGRTVLVIAHRLSTVRNASEVIVINKGVVAERGTHDELIARGGVYKKLVLRQLSAAGMATADIHINVANDDIDDIDIDDNGYDDFEQ